Genomic DNA from Solanum dulcamara chromosome 4, daSolDulc1.2, whole genome shotgun sequence:
TTTTACTAACCGCTTACATGTTTACCTGAGATGTCAAATTGGCATTGGGTTCGTGCCCAGAATCGACCTGACCAACCAGTAGGTGCATTAATTTGTGCAGTCTCATCTGGTTGCAATTCCAATCCTCCATTCATTAGCAAAGGATGGCCTCCTCCTGATAAAATTCCTGGCCATATTGTCATTTTACATTTGTTTTGTAATGTGAAAATTGCACCATCTCCACCTGTATATAACATCATATATAAAGTATATATAACATTAATACAGTCAAACCTCTCTATATAACAGTAtgacataattaatatgaaaatcgATTCCATATAAAACATGACTATTATAGAGAGATCCGACAACTAATTTACTCACCAAtgaaaaagagaagttgaaggatGAGAACAAGCTGGAAATGTGATTCCATatttatcattaattaatttcCTTTTTTGATTGTTTTGAGTTGAAGATATTTGGTATTTGGATCTTGAAATTGATGGTGTATATTTAAGCTTGAGAGATGAATTGAACTTAGAAGTTTGTATACCCTATTTATGGTATGCGTCACATAGAATTTGTAGGGTTGAGTTatcttaaaaattaaatgtcATTTTTACCCTCATCTAAACAACAAACCTACACTCCCTCcgtctataaaaaaaaatgtactaCATTTAGATGATTCCAattaatactccctccgttcccTTTTACTTGTCAAGTTTTAACTTAGCACACCTATTAAGAAATCAATTATTGATGTGGtgagtttaccattttacccttattaaTCACTAAAGACATAATCCAAATtccaaaacattttgatatcaaagatattaactctctcaataaattgagggtataataggtaaaaaaaaattgtactttcttgatttgtcaaatttgacaattaaaaaaaaattaaattaagaaatttttgacaagtaaaaagaaatCGAGGGAGTATGATGTATTTAAAATGCAATAAATATTAAAGAGAGTTCCAAAGAAAAACTGCAATAAAAAGTTCAATTTAGAAAGAAATTAACATAGATATCCTGCGTAGGAAACAATAAAGTAGAAAAAGAGATTTTTCCCTATATTTTTGGACAAGATAATATGTTGTTAAGATTATGAGattacaaataattttttagcaccaaatatataatgtatttattatataaatCATGATTAATGATTTAATTTGGCCAattaaatcatagtcattaaatTTAACCTATGCCATATGTCGAACAATCCAAgcaataatttgagaaaaacgAACAGAAGGGAAATGAAGAGGAGCCGGATCCGTCTTGGATCTCGGAAAATGATTCGAAGAATGAGTAATAAATTTTGAAGATATTTATCTCttcttaatatattaaaagtaacaaataaaaattaaaatttatttttaaaatattgaacaaataaaaatgaccaATCAAGAATAGTAAAGTTATAGCAAAAATAAATTACTTACTCATTTATGTTTATTGATTGTTTTTATTTGTATTCCCACCAATTAATTAAGAAGCTTATCACGAACACACTAATTAGAGTCTCCCCTTTTCTTTAAATTCTCTTCGTAAAATTTTGAATATTGTCCATGTCTCTTCTTAAAATTTTGAGCAAATTAATGTTTTTTCTCTTACTTTTAGACGTAAcgtaatatttataaaatttgacACACGTGGTATATACATTCTATATTTATCAAACAAGAACTTACATCAACAACATTGTAGTTCATAATGATATATAACTTTATGGCATGTTTGTACCtcataaaatcaaaattaatataaataaaaatgatatctaaatcatgaaatttagcCATTCTTCTTTCGCATGTTCATATGATATCTAAGCACTTTGAGTTCAATTATTGTTGTCACAATAACCATCAATCATAACAGAAAATCACCATTATATATCGCCAACCACCATCAtcaattatcatcattattagctatcactatcaTCCATCACAACTATCAGTCACTGCTATCAGCTACCACCATCAACCACTGAATAGCAACTACCATTATGGCTAGCTACCAGTCACGACACCACTATTAGCCAATATCATAGATATAATGATAtacttatttttgtatatttgttGTAATGTATGAGAAGTGAATAAATTTGAATTGATGTATTGACACCAAAAGGATAAATATTCACTTCTCAAAATTATTCAATGTTTAGCCACTTTTAAACACAAgcaaacaaacatatatatgtcaaaatatataaaagtggCTAAGGCAGATTCTTGCTCTGAGATCCAAAGTGACCATTTTGCATTACATAGTACTCATATTGAACATTATTACTATAATAAGGATGTTACGACAAGCTAAATAAACACTTAATTTGATTTAGTACATATTTCAATTGTTCTTAATTCCCCTGCACATTTTTATTCTATACTTCTTCCTTCACCACACCTGCTAGAATCAATCTAGTATTCCTACTTTCCAAATTCACCTGCAAAAGAGAAAGACGACAAAAATTTTAGAACAGAaacttttaaaagaaataaaatggtCGTAGGGAAGGAACAAAATGGGAGAGAAGATTATAAGACGGAAAATTGAACTCTTACCAATAAGGTGAAAgtttatataattaattgacTGATCAGCTACTAAGattttccaaaacaaaaaatttattaattagGATATTGTTTTCAGGAAAAAAGATAAGGAGTATATATAGTTCCTTAAGACATGCTATCTTTGAGTTAAATATTACAGTATATGGTACGACAGAAGTCATGGCAAATTAAAAATGATTTCTACATTTTTCTTGTATTTGGTCACAAAAAAATGTTTTGcacaaaaatatgtttttacCAAAAAGTGGACAATGACTTCCCTCACGAACAcaagtcatttttttttacaaacttTTTACCTTTTAATTTCATACCACTTTTTCAAAATAACACTTTAGCCATTCATTAATCATCAAAactaaatattcaaaaatttcaTTGATCAAATTTACACTATCTTATTTGTTAAATTGTTTTTACAAATCTTTCTACTAGTTGTTTTTTCTCGAAAAATTCACTTGCCAACCAACTACCAAAGACCATTTTTCTGAAAAACATTTTGTCAAAACACGTTTGAAAGAGGGGGAAAATGAGATCGAGTTCAATTTACATTGTTCAAAGTTGGCAGTGCACTTATCAGGAAGCTGTAAGGCCATGTTTCTATCGACACCAGAAATTGGAGGGCCATTGACAAGAACACAAAGACACGGCTGCCCTAAAGCCTTGATCGAAGCGCAGCACGCTTCGCTCGGTGGAACCGAACTGAACGGAACCACCGATGCCCTACAAGGTATCAGCTGAATCAATGCTGAAAAGAAAGTGCTGCTACAAGGATGACCATTGCTTTCTTTCATCAAAACACCGCAAGTTATTGCTAAAACAAGCATTACTAAAGTACGACTAGtcatctttttttaattttggaaTACCACACAATTTATAAGACgtaggattattttttttcctgataTTCGAACAAGTGTGTGGAAAATGGAGTGACActtgaattgtatatatagtgAGTTAGTGTGCTTATGGTACTTGGCCAAATTTAATTGATGAGCTAACTAACTCTTCCTACTATATA
This window encodes:
- the LOC129886949 gene encoding protein LIM1, translating into MTSRTLVMLVLAITCGVLMKESNGHPCSSTFFSALIQLIPCRASVVPFSSVPPSEACCASIKALGQPCLCVLVNGPPISGVDRNMALQLPDKCTANFEQCEFGK